DNA sequence from the Candidatus Fluviicola riflensis genome:
TACTCCGCTTTGCGCGGTTCCTGTATGACATTGTGTACAATTGTTTTCGCCCGGTGCGCCGGTTTTTCCGGCAACTGCACCACTGTTATCTGCAACATGTGATTTTTTGTATGCCGACAATTCCATTGAATAATCACCGCTATTACTGAACGCCAGCAATGCTGCAATTCCTGAAAAGGCCATTGGTAGGAGATAAATCTTTTTCATTTGTCATCTAGTTTTGGGTGAAATTAGATCATTTTCGGGTATATACCATGGTATATTTGTCAGTTTAGCTTGTACAATTCGGCTTTGGCTGGTATTCCCAAATGACGTCTAAAAACTGTATTTTGGCGCAATACTTCGACAAACAGCTTAAATCAAGAGATCAACAATCTTCAAACAAGGATAACCCGATTTGAAAGAGCGTGTATAAATCCGATTGATTAATTTTTCAACAATTTCCACAAGTTACTGTACTGCATTTGTTTGATAAATCGATTTAGCAACATATGTCTTTCACAAAACAGCTTGTGATTCAATAGAAAGAAGTGCATATTTGTCAAAAAAACAAAAACAGTATGAAAATCAAACTACTCGTGCTTTCATTGTTCAGCTGCATGGCTGTGATGGCTGCCAAAACCGTAACGGTGACAGTAAAATGGACTTTTGAAGAAGTTGTAGAAGGGTATAACCACGACAATAAGATTCTGGTTTTCGTTGACGGCAAATCAATCGGTGAATCAAAAGTTTTTAAAGAAACCGATAATGCCTCTTACTCGTTTGAAGTAGCAAAAGGAAAACATTCCATTAAAATCGTTGATTATTCGTTTTATGAAGGAAAATGGGATATTCACACAAAAGAAAACCAATATTCGGTGGATGCTTTTTATGAAGGTGAGATCAATTTTACGGCCAATACAACCATCAATATGTTGTTCAATGTCGATAAGGAATCATCTGAATTTACAGTAACAGGCGGAAAAATTACAGCTGCGAAAGGTGTTCCGTTGACCGTTACCTGGATTTACAAAAACGTAGAAGTGGGTTATGATCACGAAAACCGTATGATTGTTTACATCGACGGAAAGCAAATGGGAACTTCAGCCATTTTTGCCGAATCGAAAAAAGGCAGCATGACAGTGATGGTTCCTCCCGGACAGCATGATGTGGTAATCGAGAACTATGCCTTCTACGAAGGCCAGTGGGAATTACATTCCATCGAAAACAATTACTCGGTAGATGCTTTTTATTCGACCAATATGATTTTCAAGAAGAAAAAACGCACAGTCGATTTGGTATTCGACATCGAAACACTGGAGACAACTCCGACGGTTAAATAACCAATAACACACACAAAAGAGCCCAGACAGTTATCGTCTGGGCTCTTTTTTTGAGAGCGAGAACAGACCGCGTTCGCTAAAGCTATAGCGGTAGCGAAATGAGAATGAGGAATATTAAAAAGGGCTGCTTCATTTCTGAAACAGCCCTTTACTATAATTCTTTGTAGGATTAATCCACCCAAACTCCCATTGAGTTAAACTTCTCAATACGGTCGTGTACACGTTGTTTCGGTTCCACCGGATCCAATTCGTTCAGATAACCTTTGATTTTCTCTTTCACGCGTTCAAACATCAATTCCTGTTTGCGGTGCGCACCCGAAAGCGGTTCTTCGATCACGTCATCTACCAGTTTCAGGCGTTTCATATCAACAGAGGTCAACTTCAATGCATCGGCAGCTTTCTCTTTAAAATCCCATGAACGCCACAAAATAGATGAACATGATTCCGGAGAAATAACCGAATACCAGGTATTTTCAAGCATAACTACTTTATCGCCAACTCCAATTCCCAATGCACCACCCGAAGCGCCTTCGCCGATGATGATACAAATTACGGGAACTTTCAGCTGCATCATTTCGTATATGTTACGTGCAATAGCTTCTCCCTGTCCGCGCTCTTCAGCCTCAAGGCCCGGAAATGCTCCGGGAGTATCGATAAATGTTACAATCGGTTTACCGAATTTTTCGGCCAGTTTCATCAGGCGCAATGCCTTGCGGTATCCTTCCGGATTGGGCATTCCGAAGTTTCGGTACTGACGCATTTTGGTGTTGATCCCTTTTTGCTGACCAACAAACATCACTGATCTTCCGTCAATCAAACCAAAACCGCCAATCATCGCTTTGTCGTCTTTCACACTGCGATCGCCGTGCAATTCCTGGAAAGTATTATCGGTAATGGCGTTGATGTACGCCAATGTATACGGACGGTCTGGGTGACGCGACAATTGCACTCGCTGCCATGGTGTCAACCCGGTGAAAATTTCTTTGGTTTTTTCGGCCAGTTTCGTTTCCAGTACCTGAATGGTCTCTTCCATGTCTACATCCGTAGTACGACCGATTTCACGCGTTTGTTCAATTTGCTCTTCAAGTGCCTTCAACGGCTCTTCAAAATCGAGATATGTCGACATATAATGTAATTTTGAGTGGCGAAATTTACGAAAATAGTTCGCTCATTGCTACTTTTACCAGATGATATATTTCCCTTCCTGTAAAATCAATCTTGGTTTGCACATCCTGCGAAAGCGTGATGACGGCTACCATGAAATCGAAACGGGCATGCTGGAAATTCCGTTTCGCGATATTCTGGAAATCGTACCTTCCGATATGTTCCGCTTTACCACTTCAGGAATGGAGATTCCAGGGAATGACAATAGCTGCGTAGCTGCTTACGATCTCCTGAAACGCGACTTTGATCTTCCACCTGTCCATATTCATCTGCACAAAATGGTTCCCATGGGCGGTGGCCTGGGTGGCGGATCATCAGACAGTACTGCTACGCTGAAGGGATTGAATGAGTTGTTTCAGCTTCAACTGTCAATTGATCAATTAAAAAACTACGCCTCACAGCTTGGCAGCGACAATGCTTTTTTTGTGGAAGGTGGTCTGCAATTAGCCAAAAGTCGCGGCGAAGAATTACAATCGCTTGATATTACGTTACCAAAATGGCACATCTGTGTCGTCAACCTCGGCATTCATGTTTCTACTTCAACGGCTTTCGAACTGGTAACACCGAATGAACACCGAACACCGCTTTCAGCAATCTTACAGCAACCCGTTTCCACCTGGAAGAATGAATTGGTAAACGACTTTGAACCAAGCGTATTTGCTCAGCACCCGGAACTACTAACCCTTAAAACCGATT
Encoded proteins:
- a CDS encoding acetyl-CoA carboxylase carboxyl transferase subunit alpha; amino-acid sequence: MSTYLDFEEPLKALEEQIEQTREIGRTTDVDMEETIQVLETKLAEKTKEIFTGLTPWQRVQLSRHPDRPYTLAYINAITDNTFQELHGDRSVKDDKAMIGGFGLIDGRSVMFVGQQKGINTKMRQYRNFGMPNPEGYRKALRLMKLAEKFGKPIVTFIDTPGAFPGLEAEERGQGEAIARNIYEMMQLKVPVICIIIGEGASGGALGIGVGDKVVMLENTWYSVISPESCSSILWRSWDFKEKAADALKLTSVDMKRLKLVDDVIEEPLSGAHRKQELMFERVKEKIKGYLNELDPVEPKQRVHDRIEKFNSMGVWVD
- a CDS encoding 4-(cytidine 5'-diphospho)-2-C-methyl-D-erythritol kinase; amino-acid sequence: MIYFPSCKINLGLHILRKRDDGYHEIETGMLEIPFRDILEIVPSDMFRFTTSGMEIPGNDNSCVAAYDLLKRDFDLPPVHIHLHKMVPMGGGLGGGSSDSTATLKGLNELFQLQLSIDQLKNYASQLGSDNAFFVEGGLQLAKSRGEELQSLDITLPKWHICVVNLGIHVSTSTAFELVTPNEHRTPLSAILQQPVSTWKNELVNDFEPSVFAQHPELLTLKTDLYQAGAIYAAMSGSGSTLFGLFEEKPEQILWSQLPVYEVWVNLK